GTAAGTGCAGCAATGTATTTAGCTGACCAATACTAAATATCGAAGTTTTAATCTAAGTTTTACTATATAGTTTTGAGTGTTCATAAGGCACTTGCGCAAAAGGCAGTAATATGCTAGAATAAGAGAGCTTGGTGAGAAGAGCTATGGGGGTACACCTAGTAACATACCGAACCTAGAAGTTAAGCCCATATACGCTGATGGTACTTGGTTGGAAGCGACCTGGGAGAGTAGGTATTTGCCAAGCAATAGGAAAGAAGAGAAGCTAGTGCTTCTCTTTTTTTGTTGTAAAGAAAAACCACTTGCTATGCGAGTGGTTCAAAATGGGTTCTTTGTCAATAAGTGTTGATGAAAAGTTTTATAAATTCTCTGTTTAAAATTGAGGGATTTTTTGAAATTTTATGTTTCAACTTTGGTAAAAAGCTAATCAGTTTTCATTCTCAATTTTTATTCTCAGATAGCTATAAAAATTTGATGGACATTTCTTAAATTGATAAAAGAAATTAATAAAAGAAATTAATAAAAGATTTTACTTTATATATTACTGTAGAAAAAAGTATACATTCAAAGTTGAAACAGGAAATGAACTATATTAGTTTTTAAATTTTAATAAATTTGTTATAATAATAAAAAATAACTTTATATGGAGGTAATACTATGTCTTCAACAAAAACTAAAATTGGAAACTATGAATTTCAAAATTGTCTTATGAATGCAGCAGGAGTATACTGCTATAATCGTGAAGAATTAGAAAAAATTATAAATTCAGAAGCTGGCTCTTTTGTGACTAAAACAGCTACATTAAATATTCGTGAAGGAAATCCAAGCCCTCGTTATTATGATACAAACTTAGGTTGTATAAATTCTATGGGACTACCAAATTTAGGTTTTGATTATTATTTGGGATATTTACTTGAATTACAAAAAACTATGCCCGAATGTACTTTCTTTTTTTCATTGGTAGGGCTATCACAAGAAGAAACACATATACTTTTAAAAAGAGTTCAAGAAAGTGAGTTCAAAGGTTTGACAGAACTTAATTTATCATGTCCAAATGTACCGGGAAAACCTCAAATAGCCTATGATTTGGAAACTACTGAAAAATTATTAACAGAAATATTCAATTATTTTAAAAAGCCTTTGGGAATAAAGTTACCACCTTATTTTGATATGGTTCATTTTAATCAAGCTGCAGAAGTTTTTAATAAGTTTCCTCTTACATTCATAAATTGTGTTAATAGCATAGGAAATGGGCTTGTTATAAATGATGAGACAGTAGTTATAAAACCTAAAAATGGTTTTGGAGGTATAGGTGGAGAGTATATAAAACCAACTGCTCTTGCCAATGTTCATGCTTTTTATCAAAGATTGAAACCTTCTATTCAAATTATAGGAACAGGAGGTGTCCTAACAGGAAGGGATGCCTTTGAGCATATTTTATGTGGTGCAAGTATGGTACAAATTGGAACAACTCTGCAAAAAGAAGGACCTGAGGTTTTCAAGAGGATAACTGAAGAATTAAAAGCTATTATGGAAGAGAAAGGCTATAAAACTCTTGAAGATTTTAGAGGTAAATTAAAGTATTTATAAGGAAGGTAAAAATTAGGAGATAAAAATGGAAGTAGGAAAAATCGAAGATAAATTTTCAAATAATATAGGGAAAGTTGTTTGTGAGGCTATTATACCAGAAGTTCCTTTAAAGGAATTATCAGAAATAGAGAAAAGTATTCAAAAAAAATTTCGTTCGCAACTATGGACACCTTTTATAAAGGCATTAAAAGAATTTAAAATGATAAATGATGGGGATAGAATAGCAGTTGCTATTTCAGGAGGAAAAGATAGTTTGCTTTTAGCCAAACTTTTCCAAGAATTAAAAAGAGCTAGCAAAACAAATTTTGAGCTTGTATTTATTTCAATGAATCCCGGGTTTAATGATGAAAATTTAAAAAAGTTGAAAGATAATTTAAATTATTTAAACATACCAACAAAAGTTTATCAGGATAATGTGTTTCAGGTGGCAGAAAAAATTGCAAAAGACTATCCTTGCTATATGTGTGCGAAGATGAGAAGAGGAAGTTTGTATTCTAGGGCAGTGGAAATGGGCTGTAATAAATTAGCCTTAGGACATCACTTTGATGATGTTGTAGAAACAACACTTATGAGTATGTTTTACATGGCAAAATTTGAAACTATGCTACCTAAATTGAAAGCAGATAATTTTGAGATGGAACTTATAAGACCACTTTTCTATGTTGAAGAGCAGTCAATTAAAAAATGGATAAGAGCCAATGGTCTATCACCAATGAATTGTGGCTGTACAGTTGCTGCAGGAAAGACATCCAGTAAAAGACGAGAAACAAAAGAGCTTCTAGGACTCCTTGAAAAAACTAATCCTAATATTAGGAAAAATATAATGCAGTCAGCTAAAAATGTAAATTTAGAAAAGATTCTCGCTTGGAAAACTAAAGGAGAGCATTTTTCATATTTAGATAATATTTATTAAAATTTAATGATGTTAGCTCTATATTAAATAGTGAACTCTGTTCCAAATTATGCAGATAAAAAATTTTTAAATAATTCCAGAAAAATAAGATCTGGAATTATTTTTTTGTATAAAGAAAACTACACACTAAGCATGTTATTCTAAAAAGCCTGAAGGCTATGTGAGTACTTAAAAATGGAGGTAGCTTATAAGAAAAAAATAAAAAGACTCCTTTGATATGATATAAATGGTCGGTCAACCCAAATAAAAATATCAAAGGAGCTTATATGGTTAAAGACAGTTTAGCACAAACTAAATGAAATTTAAATGTAATATAAGACCTGTTGGTTTTGAGAGAATAGCTAAAATTAATATATAAACGTAATGGAATTGTAAATAACATTATAAAAAAGATTTTCTTTAGCTTGGAAGTGCTAATTCAATAATGCCATAAGGAAAAATATGTGATTAGAGAAAAATATAAAATTATAATAGAAATATA
This DNA window, taken from Fusobacterium russii ATCC 25533, encodes the following:
- a CDS encoding dihydroorotate oxidase; this translates as MSSTKTKIGNYEFQNCLMNAAGVYCYNREELEKIINSEAGSFVTKTATLNIREGNPSPRYYDTNLGCINSMGLPNLGFDYYLGYLLELQKTMPECTFFFSLVGLSQEETHILLKRVQESEFKGLTELNLSCPNVPGKPQIAYDLETTEKLLTEIFNYFKKPLGIKLPPYFDMVHFNQAAEVFNKFPLTFINCVNSIGNGLVINDETVVIKPKNGFGGIGGEYIKPTALANVHAFYQRLKPSIQIIGTGGVLTGRDAFEHILCGASMVQIGTTLQKEGPEVFKRITEELKAIMEEKGYKTLEDFRGKLKYL
- a CDS encoding tRNA 2-thiocytidine biosynthesis TtcA family protein → MEVGKIEDKFSNNIGKVVCEAIIPEVPLKELSEIEKSIQKKFRSQLWTPFIKALKEFKMINDGDRIAVAISGGKDSLLLAKLFQELKRASKTNFELVFISMNPGFNDENLKKLKDNLNYLNIPTKVYQDNVFQVAEKIAKDYPCYMCAKMRRGSLYSRAVEMGCNKLALGHHFDDVVETTLMSMFYMAKFETMLPKLKADNFEMELIRPLFYVEEQSIKKWIRANGLSPMNCGCTVAAGKTSSKRRETKELLGLLEKTNPNIRKNIMQSAKNVNLEKILAWKTKGEHFSYLDNIY